DNA from Lentibacillus amyloliquefaciens:
ATCGAAATTGGCCATGCCGGGTTTTTCAAAGATCTCATCAATGAGTTATCTTTATCCGAACTCGAATCAGAAAAACTTCAGGAACTTATCCAATCGAAAAATATGTCAGAAATCGGCCCTTATCTGGAAAGTTTACATGCAAATGAGACGATAGCTAATGCCATTAAGGCAATACCGATGCTTTACGGCAGTCCAAAAAATGTCATTGAAAAGGCTGAATCGATCATTATTAATGAAAACATGCAGGCACGAATTGACAACCTGAAACAAGTTTACGACATATTGCAAGCTTATGGGATTGAAAATTATGCAGTCTTTGACCTCGGACTTATCAATCACATGAATTATTATTCAGGCATTATTTTTCAAGGTTATATTACCGGGTACAGTAAGCCTGTATTAATGGGCGGACGGTATAATCATCTGGCAGAGCAATTTGGCCGGAATACACCGGCGATCGGTTTCGGCTGTATTGTTGATGATATATTTGAAGCAAAAAAATTGGCGGGGCAGCTGCCGGAAACAGCGTCCTCAGCAGATTTGACAATCCGTTATGACAGAGACAGCATCAATGACGCTTTATTTACAGCAAATCTGCTTCGGGAATCTGATTATCGGGTAATCACAGAGAATAGTGAGAATATTAGCAGTACCACCGATTCAAATCCGTTTATCGCTCATTTTAAAAAAGAAGGGTCGGTATTGTCCAATCAACAGCAGGATTGGGAATTTCAGACTGCCGATGAACTGAAGATACTGCTTCAAAAAAGAAATGAGGGAAAACTTAGTGGAAAGAATTACGTTAGCACTCGCAAAAGGACGGACAGCTGAAGAATCTATCAATCTGCTGGAAAAGGCAGGTATCCATTTCAATGATTTCACCGCCGAATCCAGGAAACTCGTTTTCAATGATACGACCGGAAAGGTAACGTTAATCTTCGTTAAAGCTGTGGATGTTCCGACGTACGTTGAAAATGGTGCAGCAGATATGGGAATTGTCGGCAAGGATAATATCATGGAGTCCCAGGCAGATGTCTATGAGATACTTGATTTGAAACTTGGCCGGTGCAAGTTTGCCGTGGCGGGTTTCAGTGACCATCACATCTCCGGAAACAATGGGCTGACAGTTGCATCCAAGTACCCGGCCGTCGCTAAACGCCATTTCCAACAAAAGGGAACTTCCATTAAAACCATTAAATTAAATGGTTCCGTCGAACTCGCTCCCCTGATCGGTCTGGCTGATGTCATCGTCGATATTGTTGAGACAGGTACAACTTTACATGAGAATGGCCTTGAGGTTCTTGAAGAAATGGAATCCATCAGCACGAGACTGATTGTCAATAAAGCAAGTTTCACGACAAAATCAGAAAGTGTGCACGCACTAATTCATTCGTTACAAACTGGCTTGGAGTGACTAAAATGAAACTGCTGACAACTGAACAGTTTTTTACAGAGAAACAAAACCAAACAGACCAAACCGACTATCGCAATGTGGATGTTTCTGTATTAGAGATTATTGCTGATGTGCAAAAATCAGGCGATGATGCACTGCTGAGGCTGACTGAGAAGTTCGACGGTGTATTGCTTGATCAGCTCACCGTTTCCGAAGAAGAATTTTGGGAGGCGGAAAAGTCCGTAAGTCAGGAATTTAAACGAGCAATTCGAACAGCCAAGGAAAATATTACGGCATTCCACGCTAATCAAACAGAGCAATCCTGGTTTATGAATCAGACGGACGGCATCACACTCGGTCAAAAAGTGACAGCCATTGAACGCGTTGGAGTCTACATTCCAGGCGGAAAGGCTTCCTACCCTTCTTCAGTTCTGATGAATGTGATTCCTGCCAAGCTTGCAGGCGTCGAAGAAATCATCATTACCACACCGCCAAACAGTGATGGGAAAGTGAACCCGTATGTGCTTCTGGCAGCCAAAGAAGCCGGTGTGAAAGCCGTCTATAAAGTTGGCGGCGCCCAAGCAATTGCAGCATTAGCGTATGGTACTGAAACGATCCAAAAAGTTTTTAAAATTGTCGGCCCCGGAAATGCTTATGTTGCGCGTGCCAAGAAATGGGTTTTTGGTGATGTCGCAATTGATATGATCGCAGGACCGAGTGAAATATGTATCGTTGCTGATGACACTGCACCTCCTCGTTTTGTGGCAGCAGACCTGTTATCACAGGCTGAACATGATGAAGACGCTCGCCCCATTCTTATAACAACGAGTGAAAAAATGGCAGAAGCTGTTCAAGAGGCTGTTGCTCAGCAAACCGAACAGCTGGAACGTAAAGCCATCATTAAGGAATCACTCGCCAATAACGGGCGTATTATCTTTGCTGAAACACTTTCAGAGGCATTTGATACCGCCAACAAAATCGCACCGGAACACTTACAGCTGATGATAAGAGAGCCCTTTGAAAACTTGGCAAACATTACGAATGCCGGGGCAATTTTTCTCGGGCATTATTCACCGGAACCGCTCGGTGATTATGCTGCGGGCCCGAATCATACCTTGCCAACCAGCGGGACAGCTGCTTTTTCGTCACCGCTTGGTGTTTACGATTTTGTAAAAAAATCGAGCGTCATTCATTACCCTAACCAAGCACTAGACAGGATCTCGCGCGATATTATCACTCTCGCGAATGCTGAAGGTCTGTCAGCACACAGTCAATCAATTCAGATTAGAAAGGATGAACAAGACGATGCGTAAAGCTTCCATCAATCGCAAAACTTCAGAAACAGCAATATCCGCCGACTTTGCTCTGGACGGCAAAGGAGTGAGTCAGGTCAATACAGGCATTGGTTTTTTCGATCATATGCTGACACTCATGACAAAGCATGGGCTTTTCGAACTGGCACTCAGCTGTGATGGCGACCTTGATGTTGATCAGCACCATTCAGTTGAAGATACCGGAATTGTTTTGGGACAGGCATTCAAGGAAGCGCTTGGTGACAAGGCAGGCATCACACGCTACGCAACGGTGACAACACCAATGGATGAGGCGCTGTCATTCATTTCTACTGACATAAGCGGCCGGCCATATCTCGTCTACAATGTTGATGGACTGAAAGATAAAGTTGGAACGTTTGACACAGAGCTTGCCGAGGAGTTCTTCCGGGCCTTTGTCAATCATGCCGGCATCACACTGCATATTAACCTGGCATACGGTTCAAACAGCCACCACATCATTGAGTCCATTTTTAAAGGATTCGGACGTGTGCTTGATCAGGCTGCATCCCTGAATGAGAAAGTTGAGGGTGTCCCATCGACTAAGGGATCACTCTAGCAAAAACACGGACCTGAGATCAGAAGGTTTTCGCTCGAGTTGGTTTTGCACCTTCGTATACTCGGTGTAAAACCAACTTAACTTTTAGAGAATAAAATCTTTCGAACGTTGCAAAGAAAAGGGGGCATCACATGATTGCCATAATAGACTACGGTGCAGGCAACATCAAAAGCTTACAATTTGGTCTGACAAAAGTCGGCCTTGATTCCCGATTGACGGCTGACCCGGACATCATAAGGCAAAGTGATGGAATTATCCTCCCGGGAGTCGGAGCATTCCGTGGTGCAATAAATGCACTACACGATTTGGGTCTGGCCAACGTACTTCAAAAAGAGGCTGCCAATAAAAAACCGCTTCTCGGTATCTGCCTCGGGATGCAACTCTTATACGAAACAAGCTATGAAGACGGTGAATGGGATGGACTCGGACTGCTTCGTGGTGAAGCCGGACGGATTAACGATTCCGTCAAAGTGCCGCATATGGGATGGAACACATTAAATCATCACAAGAACTCTCTTCTGCTTAATGGAATTCCGGAAGATACCTATGTCTATTTCGTTCATTCCTATGCATTGAAGACGTATAACCCCGATGAACTCATCAGCAGTGCTTCATATGGTGGAGAAGTCCCGGCAATTGTCCAAAAAGATAATCTTGCCGGCATGCAATTTCATCCTGAAAAAAGTGGTGCTGCCGGATTACAGCTATTAAAAAATTTTGGAGCGATGCTATCATGATTTTATTTCCCGCAATTGACATTAGAAACGGTAAATGCGTCCGCCTTATCCAGGGCGACTACAATCAAGAAAAAATATACAACGACTCCCCTGCCGATGCAGCACAACAATGGGAGCAACACGGAGCTGAATTTTTACACATTGTTGATCTTGATGGAGCCAAAGGCAGTGCAACAGCCAACATTGAGACAATCCGGAAAATTGCTCTCGCTACAACGATTCCTGTTCAAGTCGGCGGCGGCATCCGTTCCATGGAAAAAATCCGTACATACCTTTCAGCAGGTGTGGACCGCGTTATCATTGGAACGGCCGCCATTAATGACCAAGCCTTTCTGGAGCAAGCAGTCAATAACTACGGTGATAAAATCGCCGTATCAATTGACGCACGAAATGGTTATGTTGCCATTGATGGCTGGACAGAAACAAGTGATATCAAAGCAACCGATCTGGTATCGAAACTGGAGACGATTGATGTATCAACCATCATTTATACCGATATTTTAAAAGATGGAATGCTCAAGGGTCCAAATTTTCATGAGCTTGAAACCATCAACAAACTGACCTCGATCAATGTTATCGCTTCAGGCGGTGTGTCTTCAAAAGCGGATGTCAGCCGGCTGAAAGCGATGAATCTATACGGCGCGATTATCGGTAAAGCATTGTATGATGGCACACTTTCGTTTCAAACTTTACGGGAGGAAACATAAATGCTGGCAAAACGAATTATTCCATGTATGGACGTTGATAAAGGACGCGTCGTAAAAGGGCATAAATTCCAGAACATTCGTGATGTGGCAAATCCGGTTGAACTGGCTAAGCGCTACAATGAAGCCGGTGCGGATGAACTCGTATTTTACGATATCACCGCATCACATGAAAATCGGCCGATATTTTTGGACATCGTCGAGCAAGTGGCAGCCGAAATTGCGATTCCCTTTACAGTCGGCGGCGGTATCCGAAGTATCCAGGATATCCAGCAGACATTAAGGGCGGGTGCAGACAAAGTTTCAATTAACAGCGCTGCAGTAGAAAATCCGGAACTCATTACCGAAGCGGCTATGAAGTTCGGCAGCCAGTGCATCGTCCTATCAATTGACGCTAAACAAGTCAAACCGCAGAAGTGGCATATTTTCATTAAAGGTGGTCGGGAAGACACCCAAATGGACGCAGTAAAATGGGCTGAACAAGGCGAGGGTCTCGGTGCCGGTGAAATTGTCGTAAATGCCATCGATACCGACGGAGACAAGAACGGCTACAACCTTGAATTGACAAGAGCCGTCACCGACCAAGTCAATCTCCCGGTTGTTGCAAGCGGCGGCGCCGGAACAACAAGCCATATTGCCGAAGTACTGACAGAAGCAAATGCTGATGCAGCGCTGGCAGCTTCTGTCTTCCACTACAGCGACATACTGATATCTGAACTGAAAAACTATCTTGATCAATACGGCATTACTGTCAGGAGGTAATAATATGTACAACCAACAGCTGAGGGGACTCACATTTGATCAACAAGGCCTTATTCCGGCAATCATTCAGGATGATGAGACGAAAGAAGTTTTGACGCTTGCATATATGAACAAGGAATCGCTGAATAAGACACTTGATACCGGTGAAACATGGTTTTTCAGCAGAACTCGTCAGGAACTCTGGCACAAAGGCGAAACATCCGGTAACCGGCAGCTTGTTAAGGAAATCCGCTTCGACTGTGATGCGGACTCCCTGCTGGTTAAAGTTAAATCGCTTGGTCCGGCATGCCATACGGGAGAAAATTCATGTTTCTACAATACGCTGGAAGCACGTAACACACCTGAGGAGATGGGGTTGAATGAACTCGCTGCTCTCATCAGCGAGCGCCGGCATGAAACAAAAGAAGACTCTTACACGACTTACCTGTTCCATGAGGGGATTGATAAAATCCTGAAAAAAATCGGTGAAGAAACAAGCGAGGTCATTATCGGCGCCAAAAACAACGATCGTGAAGAAATGCAATGGGAAATTGCTGATCTGACTTACCACACACTCGTTCTGATGGAATTAATGGGGGTTTCCATTTCTGATATTAAGCTGGAGCTCGCTAAACGCCATGCCGTAAAGGAAGACAATAGCAATGAATAATAAATTCTGGAGTGAAGCCGTTAAACGGACCGAACCCTACGTACCGGGGGAGCAGCTGAACGATCCGGATATCACTAAACTGAATACAAATGAAAACCCATACGGTCCGTCACCAGAGGTTACAGAGGCTGTTGAGGCCGAACTCAAGCGAAAGCTGCACTTATATCCTCCCCCGGGAGCTGATCAGCTGCAGGAAGAAATAGCCCGTTATTATAAGCTTGATCAGGATCATATCTTTATTGGAAATGGTTCAGATGAAGTCCTGGCATTTTCATTTATGGCTTTCTTTGAACAAAATGCCAAAATCCGATTTCCTGCCATTACGTACAGTTTTTATCCTGTATATGCTAAGCTTTTTAATATACCGTTTGAAAAAATACCGTTAAATCATGATTTCACAATTCCGGTTGAGGGTTTTTCCGGGGCTGAAGGCGGTGTTCTGATTGCCAATCCAAATGCGCCGACCGGATTATACTTAAATATTGAAGCCGTAGAGCAGATCGTACGGAGCAACCCGGATTGTGTTGTGATTATTGATGAAGCTTATATCGACTTTGCTCCCGCCTCGGCGGTTTCTCTGGTAACACGCTATCCTAACCTTCTGATCGTGCAGACAATGTCCAAATCGCGTTCTCTTGCCGGTTTGCGGGTAGGATTTGCCATCGGGGATGCAGGTCTGATTGAAGCCCTGAACCGGATTAAAGATTCTTTTAACTCTTATACAATTGACCGTCTGGCTATCGCCGGTGCCTCAGCTGCTGTAAAGGACGACCGCTATTTCCGTGAAACGACAGAGAAAATCGCCCGGACACGCGAATGGCTCATACCGGAAATGAAAAAACGCGGATTCTATGTCACACCATCCCATGCTAATTTTATTTTTGTTTCGCATGAGCAGCTGCCGGCAGCGTCTCTTTATCATAAACTTAAACAAAAAAAATTCCTGGTCCGGCATTTCAATAAACCGGAAATCGAAAATTACCTCCGGATAACCATTGGGACGGGTGAACAAATGACGCAATTCCTAAAGGCGCTGGATACCATTAACACTTCCTCAGGCAGACGCGAGTGATGAGAACGGGACATCATAATAACGCCACCAAAACACAAAAAAGCCGGGTTTCAACATGAAACCCGGCTTTTTAACTCGTATTACAGATTGATTGTCACGTCTGCATCTTCACGGAGCTTATCAATAATCGTTTGGGCTGCTTCCGCTTCTTTTTGCTTTTTAACTTGTGATTCAAGATCTGATTTCATTTCATCAAATGAAGGAATCTCGGCTTGTTCGCCGCCTTCACTGCCTTGACTCATTTGTTCCCGCTGAGATTTGAACTGATCATAAGCTTGCTGCAGTTCCTCTTCGCTTGGCTTAGTATCACCTGATTCATCAGCAATCAATTTATCAACCTTAACCTGTGTTTTCACTTGAGAGTTAATGTCTTCCTGTTTCATACCCTGTTCTTCGAGCGCTGAGATAAACTTGTCTTTCGATTCCATCCCGCTCTGCTGTGCTAACTCGGTAAGCTTTTCGTCGACTTCTTTGTCGGATGCTTCAAAATTACGATTTCCCGCTTCTTGGATAAGCAGCTCTGAACTAACCATACCTTCTGCTGTCTGTTGTTTAAGTTCATCCTGATTAAGTTCCTGTCCACTCATCTGGGATTGCATTGCCATTTGTTGAAACTGTCCTTCATAAGTGGTTTTAAATTCCTCTCCGGAAATTTCTTCACCATTTACTTCTGCTACAACGTCGGGAATACCTTCAAGGTCAGGTTCAGGCATTTGCTGTTGCTGCTGTGAGGCTTGTTCACTCTGACCTTCTCCGGAACCTTCTTCATTATTATTATCTTCAGAATCACCATTGCAAGCCGCCATTACGACAGCCAGCGCCAGCGTCATCATTAACATTACCAGCTTCTTCATAAAATGCATGTCCCTCATTTCATATCATTGTTCTTTCATTCAAACATATTATGCCGGATTACCGCAACCTTTATTATAAAGACATTTTGGCTTTTCATCGTCACACCGGGATTCTTTCCTTTTTTAACATTTCAATTACAACTTTGCAGGATTTTTCTTTAAATCTGCCGTATTTTGGGGACGGTTTTTCAACAACCTCAGGGATAAAAACACTTTTCTAATCTTGCACCTTGCAATTAACCAGCTATAAGACCCGACTTATTGGGGGTTCATTCTATAATGGAAGAATTCTTAGAAAAATTCAGGTTGACTGAAGTTAAAATTCTGGTATGCTTAAGCTAAGAACTAATTGATAATGAATTTCATTCTTAATTAGAATCGCTTAAAAATAATAGTAATTATTATTTAAATTAAATTCAGGAAATTATGCCACAGACCTGCATTACACATCAGGCAGGGAACTTTTATAGAGGTTGTTCAAAAAGTCCGGTAAAAAAGACACTTCGAATTTCTTCGTTGGCTTGCTTTTTTAGTTCCTCACGTATTAACTGCATATACGTTCCGGTACCGGGAGCTTCGCCGCCTCGAACTTCTCCGTCCTTTTTTCCTCCTTTTTGAACACGCACTTATAGAGAAAAGTATTTTATAAAGTGAATCTTCAATCAGTGGGGGTTTCTTTCTGCCCCACTGATTGTTAGATGAACGAATCGGACATTTACCGGCAGCCACCTCCCCCACCTAATCTTCATCGTATTCGCGAACATTTATGGTGGGGGTCTTACTCCCAGTTACATGCGGGATAAATATACGATACTAAATTATAGCACTTGTCTAGTAACATCTGTTTTCATAATGTTTGGCAAATACATCATGAAAACATAACACCTAATGATATCATTTTCATTTACGAGCCAGGAATAAACAAACAAGTTATGAGGTTTAAGTATGAGACTATGGATATTAATAATTGTAACTATCATTCTGTCAGTGATATCGCTATTTTTAGGTGCGATTGATATTAGCTTAAGTGACTTGCTCGATTTAGATTCGGATGAGCTGCAAATCTTTTTAACAAGCCGAGTGCCCCGGTTATTGGCAATTATAATGGCAGGCGCAGGAATGAGTATAGCTGGTCTAATTATGCAGAGTTTAAGTCGAAATAAATTCGTATCTCCAACAACAGCCGGAACATTAGATGCCGCTAGACTGGGGATCATGATATCTATGCTGTTCATTACAAATGTCACGTACACACAGCAAATTATCTTCAGTTTCGCGTTCTCTTTAATAGGTACATTCCTTTTCATGCAAATTCTGGACCGTATTAAATTTAAAGACGTTATATTTGTTCCATTAATTGGGATTATGTATGGGAATATTCTAGGCTCGATTACTGTATTTTTCGGTTATGAAGCTGATATTCTCCAAAATCTTGAATCTTGGTTTATGGGCAGCTTCACATTAATTATTGATGGTCGTTATGAGTTGTTATATGTAAGTATTCCAGCTGTGTTACTCGCTTATATTTATGCAAATAAATTTACTGTTGCTGGTATGGGAGAGGATTTTGCGAAGAACTTAGGGATGAGTTATAAGGTAGTTCTTAATTTAGGTCTTATTCTTGTCGCAGTTATTTCTACATCTGTCGTGTTAACTGTCGGCGTTATTCCGTTTTTAGGTCTTATTGTACCTAACATCGTATCTATTTTTAAGGGAGATAACATTCGTAAAACAATACCTCTTACAATGGTAGTTGGGATTGCATTTTTATTAATTTGCGACATAATCGGTCGTATCATCGTATATCCGTATGAGATACCGGTAAACGTTACAGTGGCAGTAATTGGCAGTGCGATCTTCTTAATTTTGTTATTTAGGGGGAGAGCATATGCAAAGAAATGGTAAGAGGTTGATTTTTTTAGCAGTACTAGCAATTGTTTGTGTTTTATTATATGCATTTTATGATATAAAGGGTGGTTTTGATTACGCTTTTCCAAGACGTGTTATTCGTATAGCGGCAATGATGGTTACAGGGATAGCTATTTCTTATGCAACAGTTGCGTTCCATACCATTACACAAAACCGTATATTAACCCCTTCCATTATGGGGATTGACTCCATGTATGAAGTCGTGCAGACACTCATTTTCTTCTTGGCCGGATCTGCATCGATTTGGGTAGTCAATAACTATTTAAATTTTGGTGCTGCGCTTATTGCAATGGTTTTATTCGCGCTTATTTTATATCGGTTTCTATTCAGAACAAATAAATATCCAATCTATTTATTACTGCTAATTGGCATAATTTTAGGAACGCTTCTCGGGAGTTTTGTAACGTTTCTCCAGGTTTTAATTGACCCTGTAGAATATATGAGCTTACAAACATTCTTATTTGCAAGTTTCATGGATGTTAAAGCAGAAGTTTTGTATATTGCGATTGCCATATTATTCGCTGCATTTATTTACGGCCATCGTATTATGAATCAGCTGAATGTTATGTCGCTTGGTCGTGAAAATGCTATCAATCTTGGTATTAATTACGACCGTTTGTTAATGAATGTTTTAATTTTAGCTTCGGTGTTGATTGCTACGTCAACAGCGTTAGTTGGCCCGATCACGTTCTTAGGTTTATTGGTAGCAAACTTGTCCTATCAATATTTGGTTACATATAAGCACTCAATCCTAATTTTAGGTGCAAGTCTTATAAGTATTATTGCGTTAGTAGGGGGACAATTTATTGTCGAGCATATATTTGAATTGCGTACGACTTTGAGTGTTATTATTAATTTCATTGGTGGTATTTACTTCATTTACTTATTATTAAAGGAAAGCAGGGCGATAAAATGATTGAAATCAAAGAGTTGACGAAGCGATTTGGTAAAAAAGATGTCGTGGATAAGGTTTCCATAAACATTAAGCCTGGGACGATAACGTCATTTATCGGTCCGAATGGAGCTGGAAAATCTACATTATTGTCAATGGTGAGCCGGTTTCTGGATTCTGATACCGGTGAAGTATTACTTGACCAAGAAAACGTTAGAAAATGGAAGTCGAATGAGTTTGCAAAACGTGTTTCAATTTTAAAACAATCCAACTTTTTAAATGTACGTTTAACGGTACGTGAATTAATTTCATTTGGCCGTTACCCGTATTCTAAAGGCCGCTTGACAGCAGACGATGAAAAATTTGTAGATCAGGCTATTGATTATATGAACTTACATGATATGGAGGATCAGTTGATTGATGAGTTATCCGGCGGACAGAAACAGCGTGCATTTATCGCGATGGTCATTGCTCAGGATACAGAATATATATTACTTGATGAGCCTTTAAACAACTTGGACATGAAGCATTCTGTGCAAATTATGAAAACGCTGCGTAAGCTTGTGAACGAGCTTGGTAAAACGGTTGTTATTGTTTTACATGATATTAATTTTGCATCCGTATATTCAGATCGTATTGCCGCGTTAAAGGACGGAATATTAGTGAAAAACGGTCCGACACAAGAAATTATTAATTCCGAAACCCTTCGTGAAATTTATGAAATGGATATACCAGTTCACGAACAGAACGACGGTTGTCGTATTTGTGTATATTTTAATGCTCATGCAAATTAGTCGAGAATTTGCACATATTAATAGATGTTAGTAA
Protein-coding regions in this window:
- the hisZ gene encoding ATP phosphoribosyltransferase regulatory subunit — encoded protein: MQPLMSGIEGNFSPNDYQVKNSLITTIKNRFRTYGYQETGTRTFQDYDVYSSVIGTVHKQNMIKTIDSSGDVLVLRPDVTIPITRKMAAEEEIPHRLFYVEEIFRQIGGDSQNKEFTQAGVECFGENSSDNDAEMIALAVHILQDLQFKRFKIEIGHAGFFKDLINELSLSELESEKLQELIQSKNMSEIGPYLESLHANETIANAIKAIPMLYGSPKNVIEKAESIIINENMQARIDNLKQVYDILQAYGIENYAVFDLGLINHMNYYSGIIFQGYITGYSKPVLMGGRYNHLAEQFGRNTPAIGFGCIVDDIFEAKKLAGQLPETASSADLTIRYDRDSINDALFTANLLRESDYRVITENSENISSTTDSNPFIAHFKKEGSVLSNQQQDWEFQTADELKILLQKRNEGKLSGKNYVSTRKRTDS
- the hisC gene encoding histidinol-phosphate transaminase, with the protein product MNNKFWSEAVKRTEPYVPGEQLNDPDITKLNTNENPYGPSPEVTEAVEAELKRKLHLYPPPGADQLQEEIARYYKLDQDHIFIGNGSDEVLAFSFMAFFEQNAKIRFPAITYSFYPVYAKLFNIPFEKIPLNHDFTIPVEGFSGAEGGVLIANPNAPTGLYLNIEAVEQIVRSNPDCVVIIDEAYIDFAPASAVSLVTRYPNLLIVQTMSKSRSLAGLRVGFAIGDAGLIEALNRIKDSFNSYTIDRLAIAGASAAVKDDRYFRETTEKIARTREWLIPEMKKRGFYVTPSHANFIFVSHEQLPAASLYHKLKQKKFLVRHFNKPEIENYLRITIGTGEQMTQFLKALDTINTSSGRRE
- the hisH gene encoding imidazole glycerol phosphate synthase subunit HisH is translated as MIAIIDYGAGNIKSLQFGLTKVGLDSRLTADPDIIRQSDGIILPGVGAFRGAINALHDLGLANVLQKEAANKKPLLGICLGMQLLYETSYEDGEWDGLGLLRGEAGRINDSVKVPHMGWNTLNHHKNSLLLNGIPEDTYVYFVHSYALKTYNPDELISSASYGGEVPAIVQKDNLAGMQFHPEKSGAAGLQLLKNFGAMLS
- the hisA gene encoding 1-(5-phosphoribosyl)-5-[(5-phosphoribosylamino)methylideneamino]imidazole-4-carboxamide isomerase — translated: MILFPAIDIRNGKCVRLIQGDYNQEKIYNDSPADAAQQWEQHGAEFLHIVDLDGAKGSATANIETIRKIALATTIPVQVGGGIRSMEKIRTYLSAGVDRVIIGTAAINDQAFLEQAVNNYGDKIAVSIDARNGYVAIDGWTETSDIKATDLVSKLETIDVSTIIYTDILKDGMLKGPNFHELETINKLTSINVIASGGVSSKADVSRLKAMNLYGAIIGKALYDGTLSFQTLREET
- the hisG gene encoding ATP phosphoribosyltransferase — encoded protein: MERITLALAKGRTAEESINLLEKAGIHFNDFTAESRKLVFNDTTGKVTLIFVKAVDVPTYVENGAADMGIVGKDNIMESQADVYEILDLKLGRCKFAVAGFSDHHISGNNGLTVASKYPAVAKRHFQQKGTSIKTIKLNGSVELAPLIGLADVIVDIVETGTTLHENGLEVLEEMESISTRLIVNKASFTTKSESVHALIHSLQTGLE
- a CDS encoding SurA N-terminal domain-containing protein yields the protein MKKLVMLMMTLALAVVMAACNGDSEDNNNEEGSGEGQSEQASQQQQQMPEPDLEGIPDVVAEVNGEEISGEEFKTTYEGQFQQMAMQSQMSGQELNQDELKQQTAEGMVSSELLIQEAGNRNFEASDKEVDEKLTELAQQSGMESKDKFISALEEQGMKQEDINSQVKTQVKVDKLIADESGDTKPSEEELQQAYDQFKSQREQMSQGSEGGEQAEIPSFDEMKSDLESQVKKQKEAEAAQTIIDKLREDADVTINL
- the hisF gene encoding imidazole glycerol phosphate synthase subunit HisF codes for the protein MLAKRIIPCMDVDKGRVVKGHKFQNIRDVANPVELAKRYNEAGADELVFYDITASHENRPIFLDIVEQVAAEIAIPFTVGGGIRSIQDIQQTLRAGADKVSINSAAVENPELITEAAMKFGSQCIVLSIDAKQVKPQKWHIFIKGGREDTQMDAVKWAEQGEGLGAGEIVVNAIDTDGDKNGYNLELTRAVTDQVNLPVVASGGAGTTSHIAEVLTEANADAALAASVFHYSDILISELKNYLDQYGITVRR
- the hisB gene encoding imidazoleglycerol-phosphate dehydratase HisB, giving the protein MRKASINRKTSETAISADFALDGKGVSQVNTGIGFFDHMLTLMTKHGLFELALSCDGDLDVDQHHSVEDTGIVLGQAFKEALGDKAGITRYATVTTPMDEALSFISTDISGRPYLVYNVDGLKDKVGTFDTELAEEFFRAFVNHAGITLHINLAYGSNSHHIIESIFKGFGRVLDQAASLNEKVEGVPSTKGSL
- the hisIE gene encoding bifunctional phosphoribosyl-AMP cyclohydrolase/phosphoribosyl-ATP diphosphatase HisIE; protein product: MYNQQLRGLTFDQQGLIPAIIQDDETKEVLTLAYMNKESLNKTLDTGETWFFSRTRQELWHKGETSGNRQLVKEIRFDCDADSLLVKVKSLGPACHTGENSCFYNTLEARNTPEEMGLNELAALISERRHETKEDSYTTYLFHEGIDKILKKIGEETSEVIIGAKNNDREEMQWEIADLTYHTLVLMELMGVSISDIKLELAKRHAVKEDNSNE
- a CDS encoding ABC transporter permease: MRLWILIIVTIILSVISLFLGAIDISLSDLLDLDSDELQIFLTSRVPRLLAIIMAGAGMSIAGLIMQSLSRNKFVSPTTAGTLDAARLGIMISMLFITNVTYTQQIIFSFAFSLIGTFLFMQILDRIKFKDVIFVPLIGIMYGNILGSITVFFGYEADILQNLESWFMGSFTLIIDGRYELLYVSIPAVLLAYIYANKFTVAGMGEDFAKNLGMSYKVVLNLGLILVAVISTSVVLTVGVIPFLGLIVPNIVSIFKGDNIRKTIPLTMVVGIAFLLICDIIGRIIVYPYEIPVNVTVAVIGSAIFLILLFRGRAYAKKW
- the hisD gene encoding histidinol dehydrogenase; the protein is MKLLTTEQFFTEKQNQTDQTDYRNVDVSVLEIIADVQKSGDDALLRLTEKFDGVLLDQLTVSEEEFWEAEKSVSQEFKRAIRTAKENITAFHANQTEQSWFMNQTDGITLGQKVTAIERVGVYIPGGKASYPSSVLMNVIPAKLAGVEEIIITTPPNSDGKVNPYVLLAAKEAGVKAVYKVGGAQAIAALAYGTETIQKVFKIVGPGNAYVARAKKWVFGDVAIDMIAGPSEICIVADDTAPPRFVAADLLSQAEHDEDARPILITTSEKMAEAVQEAVAQQTEQLERKAIIKESLANNGRIIFAETLSEAFDTANKIAPEHLQLMIREPFENLANITNAGAIFLGHYSPEPLGDYAAGPNHTLPTSGTAAFSSPLGVYDFVKKSSVIHYPNQALDRISRDIITLANAEGLSAHSQSIQIRKDEQDDA